The genomic DNA AACGGATACGGTCAATACCATCAATGGCCGCGACATAACGCAGCAGCTCCGCAAACGTGCACACATCACCGTCATGAGTGTCGCCGCGGTAGGCGTTCACGTTTTGTCCCAACAAGTTAACTTCACGCACACCTTGTTCGGCCAGCTGTGCAATTTCGAACAATACGTCATCGAGCGGGCGGCTGACTTCTTCACCACGGGTGTAAGGAACCACGCAGAACGTACAGTATTTTGAGCAGCCTTCCATAATTGAGACGAAGGCGGTTGGCCCTTCTGCGCGGGGCTCTGGCAGACGATCGAATTTTTCGATCTCTGGGAACGTAATGTCCATCACTGGTGCATGATCCGAGCGTGACTGCTTGATCATCTCTGGCAGGCGGTGCAAGGTCTGTGGACCAAAAATCACATCTACAAAAGGCGCACGCTCACGAATATGGTCACCTTCTTGGGTTGCCACACAGCCACCGACGCCGATCACCAGCTCTGGGTTTTTGTCTTTGAGGGTTTTCCAACGCCCGAGTTGATGGAATACCTTTTCTTGTGCCTTTTCTCGAATCGAGCAAGTATTGAGAAGGAGAACATCTGCGTCTTCTGGTTGTTCGGTCAGCTCATAGCCACCGGCAGAATTGAGCAGATCTGCCATTTTGGATGAGTCATACTCATTCATTTGGCAACCCCAGGTTTTGATCAGCAGTTTCTTAGCCATGTAACTTCACGCTCATTGTTAATCTTATGGACGACATTACCCTTTCAAGCTGTATGGTTTTTAATCAGTCAATCAGCTGGGCAAGCCGCGTATTGTACTGCTTTCCAATATCGCTGACCAGATCACAGGTTCGGAGAAATCACGTCGATCCGGCTAAACGTTTGAGCGAACGCGACAAAGGCCCGCTCGGAAAAGCGAATTTGCCCTCACTTTGATCGGATTGATATCGAATTCTCGTTTACCTTCAGTAGAATGCTTGCATCAACGGCACAAAGAGACGGTCATGAATCAATTTGAAGTTATTATAGTCGGCGGTGGCATGGTTGGCGCAGCGGCGGCACTTGGGCTTGCTCGCCAAGGTCGCCAGGTGGCGTTAATTGAGCGCCAGCCGCCAGCGCCTTTTGAACCTTCACAACCGATGGATTTGCGCGTTTCGGCGATTTCTCATGCCTCCGTGAGCCTGCTCAAGGATCTCGGTGCGTGGGCCAGTGTTGAAGCCATGCGTGTTTGCCCGTACTGCCGCCTAGAAACCTGGGAAGCGGAAGACAGCCGTGTGTGTTTCAGTGCTGACCAACTCGACTTGCCACAATTAGGATATATGGTCGAGAACCGCTTGATTCAACTGGGTCTGTGGCAACAGTTTGATCGCTTTGACAATTTGCACCTCGTCTCACCGGCCTCGATCACCAACATCACGCAAACAGGCGAACTGCATCAAATTCACTTAGACAGTGGTGACACTCTGAGTGCCCCTTGGCTTATCGGCGCGGATGGTGCCCACTCCAAAGTGCGAGACTACGCGCAAATAGGCCTTACCAGCTGGGATTATCGTCAGCATTGTATGCTCATCCATGTCGAAACGGCCGCCCCCCAACAGGACATTACCTGGCAGCAGTTTTTCCCCACCGGGCCGCGCTCGCTGTTGCCGCTTTGTGGCCACAACGCCTCGCTAGTGTGGTACGACAGCCCAGCGCGAGTTAAACAGTTGTGCCAGCTCAATGCCGAAGAGCTTAAAGCCGAGATAGTGAGCCATTTCCCACCTCAAGTGGGCGACGTCACCCCAATCAACTGGGGCGCGTTTCCACTAACACGCCGTCATGCGCAGCAGTACCATCGCAATGGCGTCGTGGTAATTGGTGATGCCGCCCACACCATCAACCCGCTGGCAGGGCAAGGGGTGAACTTAGGCTTTAAAGACGTTGCCGCATTGCTGGATGCGTGTGCCGATGCGGGCTCCGAATGGCAAGTGGAGTCAACGTTAAATGCATACGAAAAAGCACGCCGCACCGATAACATGATGATGCAAACCGGGATGGATGTGTTTTATGCCGCGTTCAGTAACCAAGTGACGCCTTTAAAACTGGCACGTAATGCGGTGTTTAAACTGGCTGAACACAGTGGTCCGGTGAAAAAGCAGGTGTTGAAGTATGCACTAGGGCTCTAGTCTTGGTGACAAGGAGGTGAAATGACGGGCTACCAGAACATTATTTTTGATATTGGCAATGTGATCGTGCGTTGGTCACCAGAAGAAATTATCCGCCTAACGTTGGGGGACGCGGTGGATACACACGCTTATGCCAATCAAATCTTCCAGAGCGATACTTGGCAAGCGCTGAATCGTGGCAGGCTCACCGAGGTGCAAGCCAAGCAACGTTTTGCCGATGATACGGCGCTTAGCCCCGCACAACTTGAGGCGCTGTTTTATTACATCAAACAGACTCAAATTTGTCTTTACGGCAGTGTTGATTTGCTTCGCTCGGCCAAAGAGGCTGGATATGGGGTTTATGCGTTAACCGATAATGTGCGCGAAATCGTGGCGTTCTTAAAACAGCGCTATGCGTTTTGGTCATTGTTTGATGGTGCCATCGTGTCAGCCGAAGTAGGGTGCTTAAAACCCGACCCCGCCATTTATCAACGCTTGTTAGATGACTACCACCTCGACCCAGCTTCTTGTGTGTTTTTGGATGACAGGGTTGCGAACGTCGAGGGTGCCAAAGCGCTCGGCATGGCGGGCATCCCCTTTACCGATGTACAGCAAGGTCGCGCAGAACTGGCCAAGCTGGGAATCGTGGTGTAGTGGATGCGGTAAACATGAGCTTCTAAACGCAAAAAAGCCCACATGATGTGGGCTTTTTAATATGGCTGGGGTACCAGGATTCGAACCTGGGAATGACGAGATCAAAACCCGTTGCCTTACCGCTTGGCGATACCCCAGTAGGCGTTGCCTAACTTGGTGCGGAGAGAGGGACTTGAACCCTCACGTCCTTTCGGACACTAGCACCTGAAGCTAGCGCGTCTACCAATTCCGCCACCTCCGCAAAAGGTGGGTAACTCGGCAATAAAAAACGCTGCCAAATTACAAAAATAAATGGTGGCTACGACGGGATTCGAACCTGTGACCCCATCATTATGAGTGATGTGCTCTAACCAACTGAGCTACGTAGCCACGCTGTAAGGCGAAAGCCTTAAGACGGAACGGATTATGCGGATAGAGAGCTAGAGCGTCAAGTATGGCTGGCCATTTTTTTATGATTTTCATCTCGTTGGCTGCAATAATCACCAGTTTGTGCTGGTTTTGCCAACAATATGCGTCCAAGGCTTACGTTTAGCCTGTGGCTAGTGCGATTCAAATAAAAAAGCCAGCCCGTAGGCTGGCTCAAAATTATTAGGGTGGGGTCTCGACAACACACCCATGGGGCTTAACGCTTGCGCGTTAAACGTTGAAACGGAAGTGAATGACATCGCCGTCTTTAACAATGTACTCTTTGCCTTCAAGACGCCACTTACCGGCATCTTTGGCTCCGCTTTCGCCATTGTTAGCAATGTAATCATCATAGCCAACCACTTCGGCGCGGATAAAGCCTTTTTCAAAGTCGGTGTGGATTTTACCTGCCGCCTGTGGCGCGGTAGAGCCGATCGGCACCGTCCACGCACGTACTTCTTTCACCCCTGCAGTGAAATAGGTATGCAAGGTAAGCAGCTCGTAACCGGCGCGAATAACGCGGTTTAGGCCCGGCTCTTCAAGGCCCATTTCATCTAAGAACGCAGCTGCTTCTTCAGCGTCCAGCTCGGCAATTTCGCCTTCAATTTCCGCACACACGGCTACCACAGTGGCACCTTCTTGCGCGGCAATCTCACGTACTTTGTCGAGGTATGGGTTGTTTTCAAAGCCATCGTCGTTAACGTTGGCAATGTACATGGTGGGTTTGAGCGTCAAGAAGTTAAGATACTGCACCGCAGCGGCTTCTTCTTTGCTCAACTCGACCGAGCGCAACATGTTGCCTTCTTCGAGCACGGGCAGCAGTTTTTCCAGTACCGTCAGCTCAAACTTGGCGTCTTTATCGCCACCTTTGGCTTTTTTAGCGTTGCGCTGCATCGCGCGCTCACAGCTTTCTAAATCGGCGAGCGCCAGTTCGGTGTTAATCACGGCAATGTCATCAGCAGGGTCGACTTTGCCTGATACGTGGACAATATTGTCATTCTCAAAACAGCGCACCACATGGCCAATGGCGTCGGTTTCACGGATGTTGGCCAGGAATTTGTTACCCAGGCCCTCACCGCGTGATGCACCCGCGACCAAACCGGCGATATCGACAAACTCCATGGTGGTCGGTAGCACTTTTTGTGGGTTCACAATCTTGGCTAACGCATCCAAGCGCAAGTCAGGCACAGGCACCACGCCCGTGTTTGGCTCGATGGTACAAAATGGAAAGTTAGCGGCGTCAATGCCCGCTTTGGTCAGTGCGTTAAATAGTGTGGATTTACCTACGTTTGGTAGGCCCACGATGCCACATTTAAAACCCATGAGATGGTAACCCTTTAATCAAAATTACTGTGCTTTGAAGGTATGTAAACGATTTTGCGCTTTAGCAAGATCGTCTTTGAGCAGTATTTCAAGGCTGCGAACAGCCTCGTCAGTGGCCTGTTCTAACAGGTTCTGCTCATTGGCGGGGGCTTTGGTAAGCACATATCCCGCCACCTTATCCTTGTGACCCGGATGGCCAACACCAATCCGGAGTCGATAAAATGATTTATCATTTGCCAGTTTGCTGATGATGTCACGCAGGCCATTATGGCCACCGTGCCCACCACCTTGTTTAAACTTGGCCACACCGGGTGGTAAGTCTAGTTCGTCATGCGCCACCATGATGGCGTCGACGGGAATATTGTAAAAATTCGCCAGTGCTTGCACGGCCTTCCCGGACAAATTCATATACGTGGTTGGGATCAACAAACGTAGATCGTGTCCGTGGACATTGATACGGCCCGTCAAACCAAAGAATTTTTTTTCTTCTT from Salinivibrio kushneri includes the following:
- a CDS encoding 2-octaprenyl-3-methyl-6-methoxy-1,4-benzoquinol hydroxylase; protein product: MNQFEVIIVGGGMVGAAAALGLARQGRQVALIERQPPAPFEPSQPMDLRVSAISHASVSLLKDLGAWASVEAMRVCPYCRLETWEAEDSRVCFSADQLDLPQLGYMVENRLIQLGLWQQFDRFDNLHLVSPASITNITQTGELHQIHLDSGDTLSAPWLIGADGAHSKVRDYAQIGLTSWDYRQHCMLIHVETAAPQQDITWQQFFPTGPRSLLPLCGHNASLVWYDSPARVKQLCQLNAEELKAEIVSHFPPQVGDVTPINWGAFPLTRRHAQQYHRNGVVVIGDAAHTINPLAGQGVNLGFKDVAALLDACADAGSEWQVESTLNAYEKARRTDNMMMQTGMDVFYAAFSNQVTPLKLARNAVFKLAEHSGPVKKQVLKYALGL
- a CDS encoding HAD family hydrolase is translated as MTGYQNIIFDIGNVIVRWSPEEIIRLTLGDAVDTHAYANQIFQSDTWQALNRGRLTEVQAKQRFADDTALSPAQLEALFYYIKQTQICLYGSVDLLRSAKEAGYGVYALTDNVREIVAFLKQRYAFWSLFDGAIVSAEVGCLKPDPAIYQRLLDDYHLDPASCVFLDDRVANVEGAKALGMAGIPFTDVQQGRAELAKLGIVV
- the ychF gene encoding redox-regulated ATPase YchF — its product is MGFKCGIVGLPNVGKSTLFNALTKAGIDAANFPFCTIEPNTGVVPVPDLRLDALAKIVNPQKVLPTTMEFVDIAGLVAGASRGEGLGNKFLANIRETDAIGHVVRCFENDNIVHVSGKVDPADDIAVINTELALADLESCERAMQRNAKKAKGGDKDAKFELTVLEKLLPVLEEGNMLRSVELSKEEAAAVQYLNFLTLKPTMYIANVNDDGFENNPYLDKVREIAAQEGATVVAVCAEIEGEIAELDAEEAAAFLDEMGLEEPGLNRVIRAGYELLTLHTYFTAGVKEVRAWTVPIGSTAPQAAGKIHTDFEKGFIRAEVVGYDDYIANNGESGAKDAGKWRLEGKEYIVKDGDVIHFRFNV
- the pth gene encoding aminoacyl-tRNA hydrolase; the encoded protein is MSNQIRLLVGLANPGPEYAQTRHNAGAWVVQELARIHNAPLKEEKKFFGLTGRINVHGHDLRLLIPTTYMNLSGKAVQALANFYNIPVDAIMVAHDELDLPPGVAKFKQGGGHGGHNGLRDIISKLANDKSFYRLRIGVGHPGHKDKVAGYVLTKAPANEQNLLEQATDEAVRSLEILLKDDLAKAQNRLHTFKAQ